CATCTTCTCCAGGATCGTCCCCAGCGTATAAACCAAATCCTTCTTCTCATCATCAAACACCAGCTTCTCCTTCAACGCCTCCTGCAATCGCCGCGCCGCGATATCATTCATCCCCCGCTTCGCAAAACAATTCGCCAGGTAAGTCATCGCCTGAATACGCTTGTTCGGATTATTGATCGCCTTCTGAAACTCCTGGATCGCCTCCGCAATCTTCCCCGAATCATAATAAAGCTGCCCCAACTCAAAGCGAATCCCCAAATCCGTCGGATACCGATCCGACCGCTCCTTGCACTCCGCCAAACGAAACGCCCGCTGCTCCTCCCGAATCTGCGCCGCCTTCTCCTCATACTCCGGCGAACTCGGATCCAGCAACGTCAACGAATGCTCGTACTTCTTCACCTTCGTCTCCGCAATCTTCCGCTGCATCGAAGCATCCGCGCCCCCATCCACCTCCACGATTTTTGCAAACCAACCCAGCCCCTTATCAAACTCATTCCGCTGCACGTACAAATCGCCCAAGTCCCGCATCAACTTCAAATTCTTCGGCTCCAACTTCACCCGCGTCTCATACTCCCTGATCAACTTCTCCGTCACATCCTCCGACCGCTGATGCCGGTTCTCCTGTTCCAGCGACACCGCTTCCTCCTTATTCCGCAACACATCCCGGTACGAACCCTCACCATCCGCCAGCGCCCCATAACCCCCTTCATCCATCGTTTTATTCGCCGACACATTCTTCAGCGCCACAAAAATCTCATTATCATTCGGATAAACCGCCCGCAAATTCTCCAACACCTGCTCCGCGCGACTCCGCTCACCCGCCTCCGCCAGGGCATGCGACAACTCAATCACCAACTCCTTATCCTTCGGCGACCCCTTGACAAGCAAGTCCAGCGACATCACCGCCGTCTTCGGCATCCCACTCGCCAACGCCGCATCCGCAATAATCTTGTGCGCCGACGAATTCATCGGGTCCGCGCTTAAAATTTGCTCCGCAATCCCAATCGCCTCGAACGGATTATTCCGCAACGCCAACTGCGCTCGCGCCACCTGCGGCGACGCACTCGCCCCGCTGAACATCTTCTTGAAAAACCCGCCGCCCCCCTTCACCTTGCTTAACTGCGCCATCCGCAAAGCCTTGCGACAATCATAATTCGTCGGCTCCCTGTCCAAAATCTGGGAAAACAAGGCAATCGCGTAATCAAAATTCTCGCGTTGCAAAGCATCCATCCCCTTCGTGTGCAACCCCCGAAGCTCCCTCGGCAACTCATTCACAGTTTTCTCACCCATGAAAAAATAATGACATCCTCCACGCAAAAATCCATACCAATTTGTTCCAATAACGGTGGAATGAGACTCCCGTCGAATTCTGACATTTTCCCGTTTTCCCGATCTGAAAATCTGACAATCCATAATTAATTTTGAACTGCCGTTAACTGCCGGTAGGTGCCGCCAGCCGCCGCTTCCCCTCCAAACCCTTTCGACATGATCTTCAATCTTTCAGTTTCCAAATGATGGTGGAGCGAGACTCCGTCGAGTTCTAATATTGTGTTTTCACTAGTTCTCATAAAAAATTTCTACCGTT
This DNA window, taken from Pedosphaera parvula Ellin514, encodes the following:
- a CDS encoding tetratricopeptide repeat protein gives rise to the protein MGEKTVNELPRELRGLHTKGMDALQRENFDYAIALFSQILDREPTNYDCRKALRMAQLSKVKGGGGFFKKMFSGASASPQVARAQLALRNNPFEAIGIAEQILSADPMNSSAHKIIADAALASGMPKTAVMSLDLLVKGSPKDKELVIELSHALAEAGERSRAEQVLENLRAVYPNDNEIFVALKNVSANKTMDEGGYGALADGEGSYRDVLRNKEEAVSLEQENRHQRSEDVTEKLIREYETRVKLEPKNLKLMRDLGDLYVQRNEFDKGLGWFAKIVEVDGGADASMQRKIAETKVKKYEHSLTLLDPSSPEYEEKAAQIREEQRAFRLAECKERSDRYPTDLGIRFELGQLYYDSGKIAEAIQEFQKAINNPNKRIQAMTYLANCFAKRGMNDIAARRLQEALKEKLVFDDEKKDLVYTLGTILEKMGKREEAIEQFKVIYEMDIGYKDVAAKVDAYYAGQ